One region of Flavobacterium sp. KACC 22763 genomic DNA includes:
- a CDS encoding sensor histidine kinase has protein sequence MQQNNTTTFIFLAILLLLVVIICFMVYQLMQTKKAKEDAEKSFYALESKVNDLQLENLESKLNPHLFKNILNSIQSHAYQTYFALDKLANVLDYILYESKKKFVTAKEEIDFAMNLIEINKIKISPLFELKVKTNIHQEDKLYDQPLLAPLISIDLIENAFKHADLQSADAFISVVFEFKNNAFFMTVSNKISDKKVLKKERSGFGHATLEHRLRIIYKNNFKLDKFIENDVYIAHLKIDLLEYKTEMLASGR, from the coding sequence ATGCAGCAAAACAATACAACCACTTTTATTTTTCTGGCAATTCTATTGCTTTTAGTTGTCATCATTTGTTTTATGGTGTATCAATTAATGCAAACCAAAAAAGCAAAAGAAGATGCAGAAAAAAGTTTTTATGCCTTAGAATCTAAAGTCAATGATTTGCAATTGGAAAATTTAGAATCAAAACTGAATCCACATTTGTTTAAGAATATTCTAAATTCGATTCAGTCGCATGCGTATCAGACGTATTTTGCTCTAGATAAGCTGGCAAATGTTTTAGATTATATTTTGTACGAAAGCAAAAAGAAATTTGTAACGGCCAAAGAAGAAATTGATTTTGCGATGAATTTAATCGAAATCAATAAAATTAAAATCAGTCCGCTTTTTGAACTTAAAGTCAAAACCAACATTCATCAGGAAGACAAATTGTACGATCAGCCTTTGCTGGCGCCTTTAATTTCGATTGATTTAATTGAAAATGCTTTTAAACATGCTGACTTACAAAGTGCAGATGCTTTTATTTCGGTAGTTTTTGAATTTAAAAACAATGCTTTTTTTATGACGGTTTCCAATAAAATCTCTGATAAAAAAGTATTAAAAAAAGAACGAAGCGGTTTTGGCCACGCTACTTTAGAACATCGACTGCGAATTATTTACAAGAATAATTTCAAACTTGACAAGTTTATAGAAAATGACGTTTATATTGCTCATCTAAAAATAGATTTACTTGAATACAAAACTGAAATGCTTGCTTCTGGACGATGA